The Sinomicrobium kalidii region GGGACAGATCGTTATTCGTGGTTACGGATCTTTTGCTACGGAATCACCTTTAACCGTTGTAGATGGTGTTCCCTATTACGGGCCGCCTGTCAATCCTAACGACATCGCTTCGATCTCCGTTTTAAAAGATGCCGCCGCCGCTGCAATATACGGTGCGCAGGCTTCATCGGGAGTTATCGTCATAGAGACCAAGAGCGGAAAAAGCGGAAAACCAAAAGTAGCTGTTGACGTGTACAGCGGATTCCAAAAAGCAAACAACCTTCCTACTGCGCTGAATGCAGAACAACAAGCCCGGGCATATAATACCGCAGCGGACAATTCAGGGGCTTCCAGGCTATCAGCGCACGATGCAGAACAAAACCCGTGGGGACAGACTACCCGTACCAACTGGATGGACGAGATATTCAGAACAGCGGCCATATACAATGTCAACGCCAATGTTTCCGGTGGTGCTGAAAATGTGAGATACATGACTTCTTTCGGTTACCAGAAAAAAAAAGGTGTACTTATCGGCACGGAAAAAGAACGTTACAACTTCAGGGTAAAAACGGATGTTGACCTTACGGATAAGATCACCATAGGAGAAAATGTGTACTATTCCAGAACCGACGCTGTCGGGACCAATACCTCCAGTGCGTATAGCGGATCTATTATCAATGCCATTTATATGCCTTCCGCAGCTTCTGTATACAATGACGACGGAACGTTCCAGGGTGTTGTTCCGGAAGAGCTTTCTCAATTTGCCGGCGCTTATGGGGATGTATACAATCCCGTTGCCCTGTTAATGCGACCAACAACCACTAACCCGACAGACTTTATAAACGCCAACGTTTATTTCAAATATGATATCCTCGACGGATTGAAATTTAAATCTACGTACTCGTATAACTATACCGGGCAACGCTACAAACAATTTCAGCCGCGGATCCCGGAATTGGGCAGAACCAACCTCAATAACTATCTGTACCAGAGTAATGCCACTACCAATAAATGGATATGGGACAATCAGATCAGTTACGACAAAACCTTTGGAAAACACCATTTGAACGCCACGGCGATCTACTCTTCACAGCATACGGATTACGAGTATTACTACCAGGAAGGGCAAGGGTTCAGCAGTGAAGAACCTTACAACCAGTACATGGGCAATGCCACCTCGGTATTAATGCCGGAAACCGACGTTTACGAAGACGCACTTACCTCTGCCATCGGCAGGGTGATGTACAACTACGACAACCGTTATTACCTCTCTGCCAGTTTGAGAAGAGACGCTTCTTCCCGATTGGCCAGGAGCAACCAATCGGACTACTTCCCTTCTGCTTCTGCTGCCTGGAGAATAGGAAATGAGTCCTTCTTTGACCATATACACACCTTAAACGACTTAAAACTCAGGGCTTCCTGGGGCCAGATCGGGAATATCAACTCTGTAGGTTACTACTCTTACGATGTGCCCATGTACAACACCATGGTGGCCATAGGTGAAGGAAGTGGTCTGGATGACAAGGGAACTTATCTCGGTCGCCAATCCAATCCTAACCTGCAATGGGAAACCTCCGAGTCCATCGATATAGGCTTAGATGCCAGTTTGTTTAACAATACACTGGGACTTACCGTAGATTATTTTGAGAAGCGGACCAAACAAATGATCATCCCGGGACTTGAAGATGCACATCAGGGAACGCTGGCTCCGGATGTAAACGGTGGTGAAGTGAAAAATACCGGATGGGAATTCTCTTTGAATTACAACAACAATATCGGAGATCTCCAATACAACATTATGGCGGGGGCTTCCCTGCTGGACAACAAGCTCGTCAACCTCAACGGATACAGCAACAGTGGCATCGACTATATCCCTCATAGCGACAATGTACGAAGCATCCTTACCCCCTTCCGGTCAAAAGTAGGGCAGCCTTTGTACTCGTATTACCTGATTCCGCAACAAGGTATCTTCCAAACCCAGGAGGAGATCAACGCTCATGTCGGACCGAACGGGCAATTGATACAACCCAATGCCGTTCCCGGCGATTTCAGATTTGCAGACACCAACGGTGACGGAAAGATAGACGACAATGACCGGGTGTATATGGGCAACTACCAGCCTGATGTAACTTATAACTTCACCTTAAACCTCGACTACAAAAATTTTGATCTGAGTATGTTCTTCCAGGGTGTGGGTGGCGCAAAAGCCTTCAACGGTTACAAATTCTCTACTTACAACGCCTCTTTACAAGGATACAACCTGGACAATCGCGTACTCAATGCCTGGAGCCCGGAAAACACCGATACCGGAATTCCGAGATTGTCTACCACCGACAGCAATCATACTTATGGAAATACGTCCAGCTGGTATCTGGAAGACGCCTCTTACCTGCGCATGAAAAATATCACCCTGGGTTATAATCTACCGGAAAAAGCGCTTGCTTTTATGGGAGACCAGGCTTCCCTGAGGGTTTTCTTTTCCGCTGACAACGTGTTTACCATTACCAATTATTCCGGACTGGACCCGGAGGTTGGCAGCAACGGGCTGGACATCGGCAGATATCCGTTATCCAGCGTTTACACATTAGGTTTAAATTTCCAATTCTAACACTATGAAATGCCCATTAACAGATTTATCAAACCTCCCGAAAGCTTTCGGGACGAAAATGTTCTTAAGGGCATTCCTCCCGATCCCGATAATCCCGATAACTATCGGGATCGGGATCATCGGGATGATCTATGTAAAACAATTAAAAAAGAACAGATGAAAAAATCAATTATAAAGATCATAACTGCCGGAATCATCGGTTTAGCTTCCTACAGCTGTTCTGACGACTTTACGGACTTAACTCCCAAAGGAAGTGCTTCTTACGAAACTTTCTGGAGCAATGAACAAGATGCTACAGAGGCCGTAAACAGTATGTATCGATACTTACCGGACGACTTCGGCCGGGGATATTTCTGGTACATCAACGCTTCAGACGATATGATTACGGGCCGTGTTAAAGCAGGGCCGGACAACATTAAAAACTTTAATCCAAGCGGAGATGAAAGCTACATGAATAGTTTATATCCGAACGGATATAGCGTTATCCGGCGTGCCAATGAAGTACTGATGAATGTTCCGGAAATTGATATGGACGAAAATATAAAAAACCGTTTGTTGGGAGAAGCTTACTTTATGAGGGCATTCTACTATTTCTGGCTTGCGCATACGTATGGCGACAATGGTCCCAATGGTGGTATCCCCATAGTTACCGAAGAAAACGTTACACAGGAAGCGGGTACTTTTACCCGACCAGAGAGTGTTATTGAAAATTATCAGCAGATTATAGCTGATTTGGAAAACGCTGCCGATCTCCTGCCACTGTTTACCGACATGGAAAGCGAAAATTACGGTCGCCCCCACAAAGATGCAGCCTATGCCTATATGGCGAAAACCTATCTGTACTGGGCACAATACGACAGTTCCAAATATGCCGA contains the following coding sequences:
- a CDS encoding SusC/RagA family TonB-linked outer membrane protein, yielding MRKSTVLLVLLNLFSITGLMAQQVLEGTVVSKKDNVPVPAATVIPDNSSGKGTSTDFDGNFTISVDQKEGTLTISSMGYTTLEVPYKAGEKLYIELEDEINRLEEVVLIGYGSAKKGDLTSSIATVENVESIASRPVSNVNDFLQGNLPGVTVLQQGGDPTQEGQIVIRGYGSFATESPLTVVDGVPYYGPPVNPNDIASISVLKDAAAAAIYGAQASSGVIVIETKSGKSGKPKVAVDVYSGFQKANNLPTALNAEQQARAYNTAADNSGASRLSAHDAEQNPWGQTTRTNWMDEIFRTAAIYNVNANVSGGAENVRYMTSFGYQKKKGVLIGTEKERYNFRVKTDVDLTDKITIGENVYYSRTDAVGTNTSSAYSGSIINAIYMPSAASVYNDDGTFQGVVPEELSQFAGAYGDVYNPVALLMRPTTTNPTDFINANVYFKYDILDGLKFKSTYSYNYTGQRYKQFQPRIPELGRTNLNNYLYQSNATTNKWIWDNQISYDKTFGKHHLNATAIYSSQHTDYEYYYQEGQGFSSEEPYNQYMGNATSVLMPETDVYEDALTSAIGRVMYNYDNRYYLSASLRRDASSRLARSNQSDYFPSASAAWRIGNESFFDHIHTLNDLKLRASWGQIGNINSVGYYSYDVPMYNTMVAIGEGSGLDDKGTYLGRQSNPNLQWETSESIDIGLDASLFNNTLGLTVDYFEKRTKQMIIPGLEDAHQGTLAPDVNGGEVKNTGWEFSLNYNNNIGDLQYNIMAGASLLDNKLVNLNGYSNSGIDYIPHSDNVRSILTPFRSKVGQPLYSYYLIPQQGIFQTQEEINAHVGPNGQLIQPNAVPGDFRFADTNGDGKIDDNDRVYMGNYQPDVTYNFTLNLDYKNFDLSMFFQGVGGAKAFNGYKFSTYNASLQGYNLDNRVLNAWSPENTDTGIPRLSTTDSNHTYGNTSSWYLEDASYLRMKNITLGYNLPEKALAFMGDQASLRVFFSADNVFTITNYSGLDPEVGSNGLDIGRYPLSSVYTLGLNFQF